ACGAACATTGTTAGCACATTGTCGGAAACGACCAGCACATACATACCGAAAGCGAACAACGCAAGAAAAGCAAAGAATCGCGAATACATCGGTTCGACGGACGGAACCGTGTGACCGTGAACCGTCGCGCCATGAGGCGGCAAACCGGCGTGGTCATGGTCGCCTTCGGGCTGACCGAAATTGTGATAGCCCACACTGTAAAGGAAGATCATGAAGATCGTCCATGCGACAAAGAAAAGGGTCGTTGCTGAAAGCGGATCCAACAATACGCCGATCTTGAGGTAACTGTCACCGGTCGCCAGCCAGTTGACCGACGACTCGAAGGGGTGTTCTGCAAGATGTTCCACTCCCAACGCGCGAGCAAAGACGACCATCCCGCCCAGCCAGGAAAGGAAAGCCGCGCCCACCCCCACTGTATGGCTGAGCATCTTGCTCCTGTTCGTAAACAAAACGATCAGGAAGAAGGCAAGCGCCGGGGGCAATGGAATCAGCCAGATCAATAATTCAGTCGTCATTAAGCCTCCAAGAGCAGAGAAAGGTAATTAGAGGTTGGAGGTTTTTTCGGGCTCATCTCCAATCAGCCAATCTCCAATGTCTACCCTCTAGAATTTCAACATATCCACATCGTTCGCAATCACCGTATTGCGGCAGCGGTACATGGAAATAACCAGCGCAAGGCCGACCGATACTTCGGCGGCGGTGACTGCAAACACGATGATCGAAAAAACCTGACCGGACATCGAAAACACATCGCTGTATCGCCAGAACGATACGAGGTTGATGTTGACGGCGTTGAGCATCAATTCCACGCCGAGCAGGATCGCAACCGCGTTCCTCCGCGCCAGCACGCCGAACATGCCAACGCTGAACAACGCCGCCGCGAGGATCAAATACCATGAATGAGGGACCATGATGATTCCGCCTCCTATTTATCAGATTTCCCGGCGCGGGGGTTGAACGCGACGTACACCGCGCCCACCAATGCCGCCAGGAGTAAAACAGACGCAACCTCGAACGGAAGGACGTATGCATTGGGCGAGACCAGCGCTTCGCCCAACAATCCGATCGAATCGAACCCGGGCGGGAGCTCTGATGCGGTTTTTGTGAAACCGCTCCACTCTCTGAGCATGTAAACCAATCCACCGAATACAAGCAGCGAAACCAGGACGCCTGCCCACCAGTTCTTATTGATCTGCGGGCCCGCATCGCGCATATCCTTTCGCGTGAGCATCACCGCGAAGATGAATAGGATGGCGATCGCTCCGATGTAGATCACCACCTGCACCACAGCGATGAAGTTCGCGTTCAATAGCGCATACACCACCGCAACGCCGAAAAGCGTGGAGACCAGCCAGAGCGCGGCATGGACGAGGTTGCGTGTCGTCACCACCATCACGGCGGAACCGAGCGTGAAGAGAGCGATAAGGATGAAAATGATCTGTTGTGCCGTCATAACAACTCTCCAATTCTCTTCTCCTCCAAATTCCGTAAGAGAATTGGAGGATTGGAAAATTTATTAGTGATGCGCCTCCGCGGGTTTCTTCCCCCCCTCGATGCGTTCGCGTTCGGAGCGGGTGGCGGAGCGCGCGATTTCGATGGCAATCCAGCCTGTTACGATATTGGCGAGGATCATGCCGAGGGTATAGAGCCAGGCCGGGGCGGAGGCGAGAAGCGCGTTCATCAGAGCCGTCACCAAAAGGAGAGCGAACGCCAAAGGAGTAAGGAATTTCCAATTGAAGGCGAGCATCTGGTCGATGCGGATGCGCATCATGGTGTATTTGACCCACATGATGACCCAATATCCAAGCATCGCCTTGATGATAAGGATAAGAATGGCTAGGAACGGACTGACCTGTTCCAGACCGAAGAAGCGATAGCCGCCAAAGAACAGGATCGCCCAGAAACCGCCGAAGGTAAAGGCGTGAAGCAGTTCGCCAGCATAGAACATCCCGAATTTCATGCCTGAATATTCGATGTTGAAGCCGGAGACCAACTCCGATTCGCCTTCCGCAAGGTCGAAGGGAGCGCGGCCGAGTTCCGCGATGGCGGCGATGAGGAAGATCAAAGCGCCGAGCGGCGAGATGAGAAAGTACCAGGTGCTCTGCGCTGCGATGATGGCGTTCATGTTCATCGACTCGGCAAAGATGACTGGGATCATCAACACGGTCAGCATGGGGATCTCAAAGGAAACCATTACTGCGACCTGACGAAAACCGCCGATCAGCGCGAATTTATTGTTCGATGCCCAGCCCGCCATGATGATGGAAAGCGTTCCGATGGCTCCGGCAGCGATGAGGAAAAGCGCTCCCACGTTTAGATCCGTGCCGAGCATGACGGGAGCGAGCGGAACCACCGCCCAAAGGATCAGGACCGACATCATCGAGAGAATCGGCGCAAGGTTGTACACCACTTTGTCGGCGTTGCCTGGAGTCGTATCCTCCTTTATGATGAGTTTGATGATGTCTGCAAAAGGCTGGATCAAGCCGAATGGACCCACGCGGTTCGGTCCGAGCCGGTCCTGGAAGCGCGCCACCACCTTGCGCTCGACCCAGACGAGGAAAATATCGATCACCATCAGGATCGTAATGAGAAGGAATACGCCAAGGAAGGCGACCAGTACATGAGCCGCGTCAGCATTCATGCCCCAGCCGGTGAAAACACCTTCCAACCAGTCTGCGGCTACTTTCAAGGGGTCATTCCAAAAACTCATAAATCACTCCGTTTATTTGCGTTGCGGACGTTCTCTTACGTCCTGTCCCATGCGCATTGGTGTTTGCGCGCGGCGCACACGCATTGACATTACACAAAGAAAAGGCTGAAAGGAAATCTCCGATCAGCCTTCTCTCCATTTACCGCACAATTACGCCCATTCCAACATTCCCTTGCGCCAGGTATAAACCAGACCCACCACCAGGATGGTGACAAAAATGATGCCTTCGATCACGGCGTACAACCCAAGGTGGCCGAGTTTCACCGCCCAGGGAAAAAGGAACACCGCTTCCACATCGAAGACGAGGAAAACCAGTGCAAAGATGTAATACTGCGCTTTGAATTGGATCCACGCCGGGCCCACAGGTTCGATCCCACACTCGTAGGTTGACTCTTTGACCGGGTTGGGTTTCTTGGGACCGAAAATAAAACCTGCTGCAATCGCGCCAATGGGAATGACCAATCCTACAACAATAAACAGGGCGACATATATCCACTCGCTCATTTAGATTTCTCCATTGGGAAATGTTGTATTACAAATTTAACGCGAACATTGTACCATAAAGGACAAATCGCCCGCCTATTACCCCTTGTCAATTTTTCAGGTGATATTTGTCACGTTTTCTTTTTGGACTTCGCCGCGGGTTTTGAAGGTTTCCGCTTCGGTTTCAGAAGCTTGCCGTATAGGTATTTGATAATGTCCTTCAAAAACGGGAAGCCTACAATGGATCCCACCACCGAGC
This portion of the Anaerolineales bacterium genome encodes:
- the nuoK gene encoding NADH-quinone oxidoreductase subunit NuoK produces the protein MVPHSWYLILAAALFSVGMFGVLARRNAVAILLGVELMLNAVNINLVSFWRYSDVFSMSGQVFSIIVFAVTAAEVSVGLALVISMYRCRNTVIANDVDMLKF
- a CDS encoding NADH-quinone oxidoreductase subunit J: MTAQQIIFILIALFTLGSAVMVVTTRNLVHAALWLVSTLFGVAVVYALLNANFIAVVQVVIYIGAIAILFIFAVMLTRKDMRDAGPQINKNWWAGVLVSLLVFGGLVYMLREWSGFTKTASELPPGFDSIGLLGEALVSPNAYVLPFEVASVLLLAALVGAVYVAFNPRAGKSDK
- a CDS encoding NADH-quinone oxidoreductase subunit H, which codes for MSFWNDPLKVAADWLEGVFTGWGMNADAAHVLVAFLGVFLLITILMVIDIFLVWVERKVVARFQDRLGPNRVGPFGLIQPFADIIKLIIKEDTTPGNADKVVYNLAPILSMMSVLILWAVVPLAPVMLGTDLNVGALFLIAAGAIGTLSIIMAGWASNNKFALIGGFRQVAVMVSFEIPMLTVLMIPVIFAESMNMNAIIAAQSTWYFLISPLGALIFLIAAIAELGRAPFDLAEGESELVSGFNIEYSGMKFGMFYAGELLHAFTFGGFWAILFFGGYRFFGLEQVSPFLAILILIIKAMLGYWVIMWVKYTMMRIRIDQMLAFNWKFLTPLAFALLLVTALMNALLASAPAWLYTLGMILANIVTGWIAIEIARSATRSERERIEGGKKPAEAHH
- the ndhC gene encoding NADH-quinone oxidoreductase subunit A, with translation MSEWIYVALFIVVGLVIPIGAIAAGFIFGPKKPNPVKESTYECGIEPVGPAWIQFKAQYYIFALVFLVFDVEAVFLFPWAVKLGHLGLYAVIEGIIFVTILVVGLVYTWRKGMLEWA